From Acidipropionibacterium acidipropionici, one genomic window encodes:
- the cobJ gene encoding precorrin-3B C(17)-methyltransferase produces MIRVHGYLGEITRAMADDVAASQLVVGGKRHLDALDVPTDRRQVLGLIGPAIERIQDLADDARVTVIASGDPLFFGVVRRMRQAGLTPEVVTAPSSLQAAFAAIALPWDDAQLVSSHTGGIESAIRLAKVHPKVGVLTAPRKGLPELVEGLAGLGRFFVLAERIGEPGQRIRVLDEDAARSVIEAEDLTSPYVVLVLAHHPDSPEAIGRSPELVGDANTPAPGEPAPGSDTDPDGSDRSPIIGQIVNTDAAIAHAHAIDKALGVETKKYPGPATAGLVEAWGQCDLIVSHLALGATTRIIAPLLASKKTDPGVVVVDEAGRFAIPLVGGHVGGANELARTISEALGGTAVVSTATDSLGVPALDQLGWAYEGDVAAVTGAIIAGRPVAVVREHPWPLPPLPTNVSEQAESPAARIVVSDRTAEAALDGVPELPSVVLHPRSLVVGMGCNSGTDVDHLASLLDDVLAEASLAPGSVSALRSHEVKAGELGLVKLAHRLGVEYRTFSAEELAGQDAPNPSATVAREVGTGSVAEASVLAEKAELIVPKHKTGEATCAVGRIPACGHLAVVGLGPGARDLLAPRAVKAIQDATFVAGYAPYVRQIRDLVRPGAEILATKMGTEEERTEAAIEAARRGNNVAFVCGGDPAIYAMASPTLEMGTDGIDVEIVPGITAELAISAILGAPLGHDHATISLSDLHTDWNLILERVRAAAEGDMVTTFYNPRSRTRTHQLPDALAIMAEHRPPTTPVAMVSHAERRQQEVVMSTLAEFKPEWVGMTAMVVVGSSTTKFVTSGDGRRMMVTPRDYHWMDGAISAHKQKNYSHRDLPRADDASYNGQRKARQEVSDEAGNVIEEHTKG; encoded by the coding sequence ATGATCCGGGTTCACGGATATCTCGGCGAGATCACCCGGGCGATGGCCGACGACGTCGCCGCATCCCAGCTGGTCGTCGGCGGGAAGCGCCACCTTGACGCCCTCGACGTCCCCACCGACCGCCGACAGGTCCTCGGCCTCATCGGGCCCGCCATCGAACGCATCCAGGATCTGGCCGACGACGCCCGGGTCACCGTCATCGCCTCCGGCGACCCGCTCTTCTTCGGCGTCGTCCGCCGGATGCGCCAGGCCGGCCTGACCCCCGAGGTCGTCACCGCCCCCAGCTCCCTGCAGGCCGCCTTCGCCGCCATCGCCCTGCCCTGGGACGACGCGCAGCTGGTGTCCTCCCACACCGGGGGCATCGAGTCGGCCATCCGGCTCGCGAAGGTCCACCCGAAGGTCGGCGTCCTCACCGCCCCGAGGAAGGGCCTGCCGGAACTGGTCGAGGGACTGGCCGGCCTGGGACGGTTCTTCGTCCTCGCCGAACGGATCGGGGAGCCCGGCCAGCGGATCCGCGTCCTCGACGAGGACGCCGCCCGGTCGGTCATCGAGGCTGAGGATCTCACCAGCCCCTATGTGGTGCTCGTTCTGGCCCACCACCCCGACTCGCCGGAGGCCATCGGCAGGAGCCCGGAGCTGGTCGGCGATGCCAACACCCCGGCCCCCGGCGAACCGGCGCCCGGATCCGACACCGACCCGGACGGCTCCGACAGGTCCCCGATCATCGGGCAGATCGTCAACACCGACGCCGCGATCGCCCACGCGCACGCCATCGACAAGGCCCTGGGCGTCGAGACGAAGAAGTACCCCGGCCCGGCCACCGCCGGACTGGTGGAGGCCTGGGGCCAGTGCGACCTCATCGTCTCTCACCTGGCGCTGGGCGCCACCACCCGGATCATCGCCCCGCTGCTGGCCTCCAAGAAGACCGACCCCGGGGTGGTGGTCGTCGACGAGGCCGGACGCTTCGCCATCCCGCTGGTCGGCGGACACGTCGGAGGGGCCAACGAGCTGGCCCGGACGATCTCGGAGGCCCTCGGCGGCACTGCCGTCGTCTCCACCGCCACCGACTCGCTGGGTGTCCCCGCCCTCGACCAGCTCGGCTGGGCCTACGAGGGAGACGTCGCCGCAGTCACCGGGGCGATCATCGCCGGGCGTCCCGTCGCTGTGGTCCGCGAACACCCCTGGCCGCTGCCCCCGCTGCCCACCAACGTCTCCGAGCAGGCCGAGAGCCCGGCCGCCCGGATCGTGGTGAGCGACCGGACCGCCGAGGCGGCCCTGGACGGCGTGCCCGAGCTGCCGTCGGTGGTGCTTCACCCCCGATCCCTGGTGGTCGGGATGGGCTGCAACTCCGGCACCGACGTCGACCACCTAGCGTCGCTGCTGGACGACGTCCTGGCCGAGGCCTCGCTGGCCCCCGGATCGGTGAGCGCCCTGAGAAGCCACGAGGTGAAGGCCGGCGAACTCGGACTGGTGAAACTGGCCCACCGGCTCGGCGTGGAGTATCGCACCTTCTCCGCCGAGGAGCTGGCCGGCCAGGACGCCCCCAACCCGTCGGCGACTGTGGCCCGGGAGGTCGGCACCGGCAGCGTCGCCGAGGCGTCGGTGCTCGCCGAGAAGGCCGAGTTGATCGTGCCCAAGCACAAGACCGGCGAGGCGACCTGCGCCGTCGGGCGGATCCCCGCATGCGGCCACCTGGCCGTCGTCGGGCTGGGGCCCGGAGCCCGCGACCTGCTCGCCCCGCGTGCCGTCAAGGCCATTCAGGACGCCACCTTCGTCGCCGGCTACGCCCCCTATGTGCGTCAGATCCGCGATTTGGTGCGCCCCGGGGCCGAGATCCTGGCCACCAAGATGGGCACCGAGGAGGAGCGCACCGAGGCGGCCATCGAGGCCGCCCGGCGCGGCAACAACGTCGCCTTCGTGTGCGGCGGCGACCCCGCCATCTACGCCATGGCGTCACCCACCCTCGAGATGGGCACCGACGGCATCGACGTCGAGATCGTCCCCGGTATCACCGCCGAACTGGCGATCTCGGCGATCCTCGGAGCACCGCTGGGCCACGACCACGCCACCATCAGCCTCTCGGACCTCCACACCGACTGGAACCTCATCCTCGAAAGGGTCCGCGCCGCGGCCGAGGGGGACATGGTGACCACCTTCTACAACCCGCGCTCGCGCACCCGCACCCACCAGCTGCCCGACGCCCTGGCCATCATGGCCGAGCACCGCCCGCCCACCACCCCGGTGGCGATGGTCTCCCACGCCGAGAGGCGCCAGCAGGAGGTCGTCATGTCGACCCTGGCCGAGTTCAAACCCGAGTGGGTGGGCATGACGGCGATGGTGGTCGTCGGCTCGTCGACCACGAAGTTCGTGACCTCCGGCGACGGCCGTCGGATGATGGTGACCCCCCGCGACTACCACTGGATGGACGGGGCGATCAGCGCTCACAAGCAGAAGAACTACTCCCACCGCGACCTGCCCAGGGCCGACGACGCCTCCTACAACGGCCAGCGCAAGGCCCGTCAGGAGGTCTCGGACGAGGCCGGTAATGTCATCGAGGAGCACACGAAGGGATGA